In Vibrio echinoideorum, the following proteins share a genomic window:
- a CDS encoding nuclear transport factor 2 family protein — MASVLAASVVTGTVSAQELSIQEKGVAVISSIETGDAQAVSYINPEKYIQHNLAVGDGLAGFGEVLQMLPEGSAKAQVKRSFQDGDFVVTHTEYNFFGPKVGFDVFRFEDGQIVEHWDNLQEFAKPNASGRTQLDGATKVVNLDQTDKNKQLVSGFVKDILIGGDMAKINNYIDNEDSAYLQHNPGVADGLSGLGEALGALAEAGMPMVYTANHKILGQGNFVLSISEGQFMNNHVAFYDLFRVDNGKIVEHWDTIETIPARSEWKNDNGKFGF, encoded by the coding sequence ATGGCAAGCGTACTCGCAGCCTCTGTTGTGACTGGAACGGTTTCGGCTCAAGAGTTGTCTATTCAAGAGAAAGGCGTGGCGGTCATTTCAAGCATTGAAACAGGCGATGCGCAAGCAGTGAGCTACATTAACCCTGAAAAGTACATTCAACATAACCTAGCGGTAGGCGATGGCTTAGCAGGCTTTGGTGAAGTGCTACAAATGCTCCCTGAAGGTTCTGCGAAAGCGCAAGTTAAGCGCTCATTTCAAGATGGTGACTTCGTCGTAACGCACACTGAATACAACTTCTTCGGCCCCAAAGTTGGCTTCGATGTGTTCCGCTTTGAAGACGGACAGATAGTTGAGCATTGGGACAACCTGCAAGAATTTGCCAAGCCAAACGCAAGTGGACGAACTCAATTAGATGGCGCGACTAAAGTCGTAAATCTCGATCAAACGGACAAAAATAAGCAGTTGGTCAGTGGTTTCGTTAAAGACATCCTGATCGGCGGTGATATGGCGAAGATTAATAACTATATCGATAATGAAGATAGTGCTTACTTACAGCACAACCCAGGAGTGGCTGATGGTTTAAGCGGTTTGGGAGAGGCCTTGGGCGCATTAGCGGAAGCCGGTATGCCAATGGTTTATACCGCCAACCATAAGATATTGGGCCAAGGTAACTTTGTGTTATCTATCAGCGAAGGCCAGTTCATGAACAACCATGTCGCATTTTATGATCTATTCCGCGTTGATAACGGCAAAATTGTTGAGCACTGGGACACTATTGAAACGATCCCTGCTCGCTCAGAGTGGAAAAATGATAATGGTAAATTTGGCTTTTAA